From the Bacillus tuaregi genome, one window contains:
- a CDS encoding Mrp/NBP35 family ATP-binding protein, which yields MITVEKAKELLSPIKEPFLHISLAELNAIEEIKVKEEKNHVSVKIAITKTGTAEQLQLQTEIVNLLKEAGAETVGIRFAELPAEVIAKYQAEAPKEDAGLLSPNSKTTFIAIASGKGGVGKSTISVNLAVALARLGKKVGLVDADIYGFSVPDMMGITTRPAVKGEKIIPVERFGVQVISMGFFVEDNSPIIWRGPMLGKMLNSFFKEVTWGDLDYLLLDLPPGTGDVALDLHTMLPTCKEVIVTTPHPTAAFVAARAGAMALKTDHEILGVIENMSYFESKVTGEKEYVFGKGGGDKLAEVLNTELLGQLPLAQPDWNEEDFAPSVYQEDHQLGKVYLDIAQKVVQNLGK from the coding sequence ATGATAACAGTAGAAAAAGCGAAGGAGCTTTTGAGTCCAATTAAAGAGCCTTTCTTACATATTTCATTAGCAGAATTAAATGCTATTGAGGAGATCAAAGTTAAGGAAGAGAAGAATCACGTCAGTGTTAAGATTGCAATCACGAAAACAGGAACAGCAGAGCAGTTGCAGCTACAAACGGAAATCGTGAATCTATTAAAGGAAGCGGGTGCGGAAACAGTCGGAATCCGCTTTGCTGAATTACCAGCAGAGGTCATTGCTAAATATCAAGCTGAAGCTCCTAAAGAGGATGCTGGATTATTGTCACCAAATAGCAAAACAACCTTCATTGCGATTGCAAGTGGTAAGGGTGGCGTTGGGAAGTCTACAATCTCTGTCAATTTAGCGGTAGCCTTAGCTAGATTAGGTAAGAAGGTAGGTCTTGTCGATGCCGATATTTACGGCTTCAGTGTACCTGATATGATGGGCATCACAACTCGCCCAGCTGTCAAAGGGGAAAAAATCATCCCTGTTGAGCGCTTTGGTGTGCAGGTTATTTCCATGGGCTTCTTTGTAGAGGATAACTCACCAATCATTTGGCGCGGCCCAATGCTAGGAAAAATGCTGAACAGCTTCTTTAAAGAGGTTACCTGGGGTGATTTAGATTACCTACTGCTTGACCTTCCTCCAGGAACTGGAGACGTTGCCCTTGATCTTCATACCATGCTACCAACATGTAAAGAGGTTATTGTCACAACTCCACATCCTACAGCAGCCTTTGTTGCAGCTCGTGCCGGAGCGATGGCATTAAAAACAGATCACGAAATTTTAGGTGTTATTGAAAATATGTCCTACTTTGAAAGTAAAGTAACAGGTGAAAAGGAATATGTGTTTGGTAAGGGCGGTGGAGATAAGCTAGCTGAAGTATTAAATACTGAGCTTCTCGGTCAACTGCCATTAGCACAGCCAGATTGGAACGAAGAGGATTTTGCACCGTCTGTATACCAAGAGGATCACCAGCTAGGAAAAGTATATTTGGATATTGCACAAAAAGTGGTGCAAAATTTAGGTAAATAA
- a CDS encoding KinB-signaling pathway activation protein — translation MTSRNVVRLFFTTLLIGAFVTGVTGFIIRWDEFAPYFLNLNILKIISTFLWLCGVGLIFSLVSQVSFFAYLTVHRFGLGIFKSASLWNGVQVVFILFALYDLVYFRYNSFAEAGEGILPYLVPAILILVVGLIVAYFKVKQTNKSAFIPALFFMVVVTILDWVPIVRLNDYNWLYLMVFPLLVCNAYQLLILNKLHENSIKERQAKANKSA, via the coding sequence GTGACTAGTCGAAACGTAGTTAGATTATTTTTTACTACCTTATTAATCGGCGCATTTGTAACAGGGGTAACGGGATTTATTATTCGGTGGGACGAGTTTGCGCCTTATTTTTTGAATCTTAACATTTTAAAAATTATTTCAACATTCCTTTGGCTCTGCGGTGTGGGTCTTATTTTTAGCTTAGTCAGTCAGGTTTCATTTTTTGCCTACCTTACTGTTCACCGATTTGGACTGGGGATTTTTAAGTCAGCGTCATTATGGAATGGAGTCCAAGTCGTTTTTATCCTCTTTGCTCTATATGATTTAGTCTATTTCCGCTATAATTCTTTTGCCGAAGCGGGAGAAGGGATTCTTCCTTACCTAGTCCCTGCAATCCTGATTCTAGTTGTTGGCTTGATAGTAGCGTATTTCAAGGTTAAACAAACCAATAAAAGTGCCTTTATTCCAGCATTGTTTTTTATGGTTGTAGTCACAATTCTCGATTGGGTACCGATTGTGAGGTTAAATGACTATAATTGGCTCTATCTAATGGTCTTTCCGTTATTAGTATGTAATGCTTACCAGCTGCTTATTCTTAATAAACTACATGAAAACTCAATCAAAGAAAGACAAGCAAAAGCGAATAAATCGGCATAA
- the gerD gene encoding spore germination lipoprotein GerD, protein MKPIKSFLPPLFAIFIIAGCAQEEAGGGQLDYEETKKMVVDILKTDDGKKAIQEVMSDEKLRQQLIMDQAIVTDTVQNTLTSEKGIEFWKKTFEDPKFAETIAKTMQKENEHLLKNLMNDPEYRSKMIEVMKDPELEKEMTTVLKGNEYREHLKQVVSETIESPLYQTKIQELLLKAAETKASEEKKEEA, encoded by the coding sequence ATGAAACCTATAAAATCCTTTCTCCCTCCCTTATTTGCCATTTTCATTATCGCTGGTTGTGCCCAGGAGGAAGCAGGTGGCGGTCAATTAGACTATGAAGAAACGAAGAAAATGGTTGTTGATATTTTAAAAACAGACGATGGTAAAAAGGCCATTCAAGAAGTGATGTCAGATGAAAAGCTGAGACAACAGCTGATCATGGATCAGGCAATTGTTACAGATACCGTACAAAATACTTTAACAAGTGAGAAAGGGATTGAGTTTTGGAAAAAAACCTTTGAGGATCCAAAATTCGCTGAAACCATTGCTAAAACGATGCAAAAGGAAAATGAACATCTGCTGAAAAATTTAATGAATGACCCAGAATATCGCAGTAAAATGATTGAGGTCATGAAGGACCCTGAGCTTGAGAAGGAAATGACAACGGTTTTAAAAGGAAATGAATATCGGGAGCACCTAAAGCAGGTTGTATCAGAAACCATTGAGAGCCCTCTATATCAGACAAAGATTCAGGAGCTGCTGTTAAAAGCCGCTGAAACAAAAGCATCTGAAGAGAAAAAAGAAGAAGCATAA
- the pdaB gene encoding polysaccharide deacetylase family sporulation protein PdaB encodes MNFFFVLNGKVIKQILLICMASFFTAWFLFLGNMIQVPVFSAKDGPRAVYKGEKDIALTFNIGWGDEKAEPILDALKKYNVKSATFFLSGSWAERHPDLVNRIVKDGYEIGILGYEYKDYTELEEEKVRQDIANAQTAFKKLNVNNIQLLRSPTGHFDAKTLKIAQRYGYTVVHWSIDSKDWTNPGVKAITENVAKAKKGDIILLHASDSAKQTEKALPYILDSLKNYKLVTVSEMIANANTKTTEIK; translated from the coding sequence ATGAATTTCTTCTTTGTGTTAAATGGAAAAGTAATTAAGCAAATTCTCTTAATTTGTATGGCCTCATTTTTCACTGCATGGTTTTTATTTTTAGGTAATATGATTCAGGTCCCTGTTTTTTCTGCAAAGGATGGTCCAAGAGCCGTTTATAAAGGGGAAAAGGATATTGCGTTAACCTTTAATATTGGGTGGGGTGATGAAAAGGCAGAACCCATACTTGATGCGCTTAAGAAATACAATGTAAAGTCAGCAACATTTTTCTTATCTGGTTCCTGGGCAGAGCGGCATCCGGACCTTGTCAATCGAATTGTAAAAGATGGCTACGAAATTGGAATACTTGGTTATGAGTATAAGGACTATACCGAATTGGAGGAAGAAAAAGTCAGGCAGGATATAGCCAATGCACAAACCGCATTTAAAAAGCTTAATGTCAATAATATTCAACTTCTCCGCTCTCCTACCGGACATTTTGATGCCAAAACCTTGAAGATCGCACAGCGATATGGTTATACGGTGGTTCACTGGAGTATCGATTCAAAGGACTGGACTAATCCTGGTGTTAAAGCGATTACTGAAAATGTAGCTAAGGCTAAGAAGGGTGACATTATTCTTCTCCATGCATCAGACTCTGCTAAACAAACAGAAAAGGCATTGCCATATATATTAGACAGCCTTAAAAATTATAAGCTAGTGACGGTTTCGGAAATGATTGCAAATGCTAATACGAAGACAACCGAAATAAAATAA